TGATTTCCATGTTTTAAATAAAATCTCGATTTGCCAGCGTAAAGAGTACCAATCGTGTACTTGTCCCATCGGGACAATATCTGTAGGTGTGTTTGTCATATATACATTGATGCCACTAAGACGTTTGCTATGAGGAGAATACTTGATTCCTTTCTTTTTCTCTCTTACAGCTTGACCCTGCAATCGTTTTTGTTGTTGTTCTTTTGTTAGCCGATGAACAATCACACGAGTTGGTACTTTATCGGTCATTCCTACATAAGCGTCGGATATTTCATATGTTTGTCCTGTTTGAAGAGAGTTTATTAAAACCTCCATATCTATCTGTATATACTCTGTACCTTTCTTTATTCTTCCATCCTGAAAATAATCAGGTATGGGATTTTTTTGATAAATACGTGTATTGGATTTAATACGAGAGATATAGTAAGCCTTTTTATCTTGTATATGTTGAAGATCTTTTAAGTGAAAATACCCTAAATCACGGATACATAAATCATTCAGTGTTACAGTTGGGACATACAGAGCACCGTAGGTTCGATCATGTTGTTTCCCTGGACCTGTATGGATATGTAGGAATTGTCCGCTTAATAGGTCATATTCAAGTTGAATTTTCATACCAGCAGTATGACTACATCCTTCCGCTCCAGGATAAATGAGTGAAAATATATCTGGAAGCTGAAATGCAGTTGAATCTAAAATACGAATGCGCTTGAAAACAGAGGTGTATGGAGAAGAAATTCGCATAGATGAAGTTAATTTTTTATTTAGAAGGTTAGTCAATATATGTTGTAAAAACTGAACGGCTGATCTATTAAACCGTTGATTCAGTCCTTCCGGACTGGTGAGTACTTCTGTGGATGCTTCTAAACAGCTAGATAACTGAGCTAAAGAGGTTGTAGCGATATTTTGGCTCATCCAAATACATAAAGCGACTAAATCTTTAGCTTGGTATTTACTGGTTCGTTGTACGAAACCAACATCTCTAGCAAGGTCTCGTAAAATATTTGGAGATAAAAAGCGTTGAATCTCTTGAGCAAATAGCTGCAATTCATCAGATACAGAAATAGACATATAAAAAACACCATCCCTTCCTATAATTCTACAGAAAGATTAGCAAATTTTTTCATTTTAGGAGGGAACTTTGTTTTGTTAGGTTGATATGGATGAGGCGGGACTTCCTTCTAGTTTTGGATACTCATTTGCTTTATCTATTGTAAATGATTTTGAGTCCGATAGCTCTCTTATTCTTGGCGTAAAATTAAATCCTAATAAATGGATAAATCCAAAAATCTATTCTGTGTAACCGACTGTGTCTGTATACAACAAAAAGAAGACTTATTAATAATGTTGAAGTTTTATATACTGAAAAATGCCCCTAATTTCCTATACATAATGGAAATCAGGGGTGTTTTTGGATAAATGGGACTTACTTTATTTATATTCAAACAGAAGTACAACAACTACCAAAGAATAAACCGCTAGATGTATAAAATGAGCTGATGCAGATAAGTAAATTTTTCGTTTTGGGGGTACCTTCAAGATCTTAGCTTGATGGGCATGTGACGCTACCCCACATCCATCAACTTAAGGATTTTGACTATTCTTGAAATTGAAAGTGCGTTACTATTTTCTTATATTAATGAGAAAGGGTGACGTGCTTTTTATGAATATGCATCAAAAACAAGAATTGTCTTTATTTGCCGAAGAGTTGTATAGATATATGTCTCCCGCTACACTTAATCGATTAGCTATAGAAGCTGGCGGAATGAAACGAAAACGTAAGTGCCATGGGCACCATTTTCTATCTTTGTGTGTATGGTTAAATCAACAAATCGCTACTACCTCTCTTACTCAACTTTGTAGTCAATTAGAAACCTCAACAGGGGTTTTGTTAAGTCCAGAGGGACTTAATCGACGCTTTAACTCAGCTTCGGTAGCCTTCTTTCGAACTGTATTTACTACACTTCTACAAGCTAAGATTGGAGGGTTATCTAAGATTTCTCATTCTCTTTCTGCTTACTTTGAGCGCATTCGCATCCTTGATTCTACAACCTTTCAAGTTCCAGATCGATTCGCATCTACTTATCCTGGTGCCGGAGGATGTAGTCATAAAGCTGGTATAAAAATTCAATTAGAGTATGACTTGTTGAGCGGAGAAGTTTCTGATGTGAAAATTGAACCAGGAAAACGAAGTGATCAGGCATATGGTGCAACTCGAACAGGCATGATACAAAAGAATGAACTATATATTCGTGACTTAGGATACTTTCGTTTACAGGACTTTAAGTCTATCCAAGATAAGCAAGGATATTATTTATCACGTCTTAAATTACCAACTAAAATATATAGGAAAGAATTCGAAACAGTGGTATTTAAAACAAAACCTGCTCAATTGAGACCCGTATATATACAAATTCATTTAGAAGATATCATGAAACAATTACAACCTGGTCAAGTGTATGAGTTACATGATGTATATGTAGGGAGTAAAGGCAAGTTGCCTACTCGCATTGTGGTTTATAGGTGTACGGAGGAGCAAAAACAGAAACGCTTACGTGATCGAGCTATTCGCGAAAAGAAAAAAGGGATTACATATACAGAGCGTACGAAACTCTTACAAGGAATTACGGTATATATGACAAACATTCCTACGGAATGGGTGCCAAAAGAGAAAATCTATGATTTATATTCATTGCGTTGGCAAATTGAGCTGTTATTTAAAATATGGAAATCTTGGTTTCAAATTCATCGTTGTAAATCTATTAAACAAGAGCGACTAGAATGTCACCTTTATGGACAACTCATTAGTATCCTATTATGTTCTTCTACTATGTTTAAAATGAGAGAACTTCTGTTACGTAAGAAACAGAAAGAGCTAAGTGAATATAAAGCGATGTACATGATTAAAGATTATTTCTTACTTTTTTATCAAGCATTACATAAGAACACCCAAGAATTATCAAAGATTCTTCTTCGTCTGTTTAACCTCCTACAGCGAAACGGACGAAAATCCCACAGATATGAGAAAAAAACGGTCTTTGATATTTTGGGCGTTGTTTATGAGTATACCACTTCAATCCATCAGGTAGCATAGTTATAGTAAAAAAATTGAAACCCGTCAGGGTTTATTTGATATGCCTACTTTTATGATATCTATAAAAGATAATAAAAAACTACATGGAAAGATCAGTTTTTATATAAACATATAGTTTAAGTTGATGGATGTGGGGTGGTACCCCATGGCTATCAAGCTAACATTTTTAAGTACCCTCTAAATGAAAATTTTGTGTTTTTATAGAACCAAAGTTTATTTTTATCGATTTGGAGAACAACAGATTTTTTAACTTGATAGCAAGGGGGTATTTCAATAGCATAGCTTAATGGATGTGTGGTGGGCCCCAATAAGGTTGTTTAAAATTCGGCTTTGGAGACATTTTCAAATACGT
This DNA window, taken from Bacillus paramycoides, encodes the following:
- a CDS encoding IS4 family transposase, with protein sequence MSISVSDELQLFAQEIQRFLSPNILRDLARDVGFVQRTSKYQAKDLVALCIWMSQNIATTSLAQLSSCLEASTEVLTSPEGLNQRFNRSAVQFLQHILTNLLNKKLTSSMRISSPYTSVFKRIRILDSTAFQLPDIFSLIYPGAEGCSHTAGMKIQLEYDLLSGQFLHIHTGPGKQHDRTYGALYVPTVTLNDLCIRDLGYFHLKDLQHIQDKKAYYISRIKSNTRIYQKNPIPDYFQDGRIKKGTEYIQIDMEVLINSLQTGQTYEISDAYVGMTDKVPTRVIVHRLTKEQQQKRLQGQAVREKKKGIKYSPHSKRLSGINVYMTNTPTDIVPMGQVHDWYSLRWQIEILFKTWKSFFHIHHCKKIKRERLECHLYGQLIAILLCSSTMFQMRQLLLMKKKRELSEYKAIYMIKDYFLLIYQVIQKDTQELSKILIRLFNVLQQNGRKSHRYKKKTVFDILDVVYNCTMSDNHAA
- a CDS encoding Tn3 family transposase, with product MFGFIHLLGFNFTPRIRELSDSKSFTIDKANEYPKLEGSPASSIST
- a CDS encoding IS4 family transposase, coding for MNMHQKQELSLFAEELYRYMSPATLNRLAIEAGGMKRKRKCHGHHFLSLCVWLNQQIATTSLTQLCSQLETSTGVLLSPEGLNRRFNSASVAFFRTVFTTLLQAKIGGLSKISHSLSAYFERIRILDSTTFQVPDRFASTYPGAGGCSHKAGIKIQLEYDLLSGEVSDVKIEPGKRSDQAYGATRTGMIQKNELYIRDLGYFRLQDFKSIQDKQGYYLSRLKLPTKIYRKEFETVVFKTKPAQLRPVYIQIHLEDIMKQLQPGQVYELHDVYVGSKGKLPTRIVVYRCTEEQKQKRLRDRAIREKKKGITYTERTKLLQGITVYMTNIPTEWVPKEKIYDLYSLRWQIELLFKIWKSWFQIHRCKSIKQERLECHLYGQLISILLCSSTMFKMRELLLRKKQKELSEYKAMYMIKDYFLLFYQALHKNTQELSKILLRLFNLLQRNGRKSHRYEKKTVFDILGVVYEYTTSIHQVA